The Stomatobaculum sp. F0698 genomic sequence GCGGGCCAGAAGGCAATTGTCACGAAGTCCAAGAAGTCGGTTGCAAACTTCAAGATTCGTGAGGATATGCCGATCGGTTGCAAGGTGACGCTGCGCGGCGCAAAGATGTACGAGTTCGCAGATCGCCTGATCAACCTTGCGCTTCCGCGCGTTCGTGACTTCAGAGGTGTGAACCCGAATTCCTTCGACGGCAGAGGCAACTATGCAATGGGTATCAAGGAACAGCTGATTTTCCCGGAGATCGAGTACGATAAGGTCGACAAGGTGCGCGGCATGGACATCATTTTTGTCACCACGGCACAGACGGATGAAGAGGCACGCTACCTGTTAACGCTGTTCAACATGCCGTTTGCCAAATAATCAGGAGGGAAAAGACTCATGGCTAAGAAGTCGATGAAGATCAAGCAGGCGCGTCCGGCGAAGTTCTCCACCAGAGAGTACAACCGCTGCAGAATCTGCGGACGCCCTCACGCTTATCTCAGAAAGTACGGAATCTGCCGTATCTGCTTTAGAGAGCTCGCTTACAAGGGGCAGATCCCCGGTGTCACGAAGGCAAGCTGGTAAAGCGAAGCTGAAAGAAATCCAACAGGAGGAAACATTCCATGACAACGAACGATCCGATTGCAGATATGCTGACAAGAATCCGCAATG encodes the following:
- the rplE gene encoding 50S ribosomal protein L5; translation: MAKARLREIYDNEIVAKMIEKFGYKNPMQVPKLDKIVINMGVGEAKENAKVLEAAVRDMEIIAGQKAIVTKSKKSVANFKIREDMPIGCKVTLRGAKMYEFADRLINLALPRVRDFRGVNPNSFDGRGNYAMGIKEQLIFPEIEYDKVDKVRGMDIIFVTTAQTDEEARYLLTLFNMPFAK
- a CDS encoding type Z 30S ribosomal protein S14, producing MAKKSMKIKQARPAKFSTREYNRCRICGRPHAYLRKYGICRICFRELAYKGQIPGVTKASW